In Sphingobacterium thalpophilum, a genomic segment contains:
- a CDS encoding endonuclease MutS2 — MVYPINAIDKLGFSEIKDKIKQKCLSEPGRELVEKIQPQTRFDQIDRFLRQTSEFKDLLMNDGAFPVENFFPLRSIIEKARVEGAFLFEDEFFRVLLSLKTVYAIIRYFNEREGLYPYLEVLFEHLPIEKGIIRDIEMVIDERGKLKNNASRLLLEITQQIQRAEQEALKRINSIFKSAQDSGWTADGNLTIRDGRLCIPILSENKRKLKGLIHDESATGQTAYIEPEEVFQLNNKIRDLEFERRREVIRILVELTDKVRPHIPLLLSYHSLLTKVDFVRAKALFALDIEAEMPELSKEAEINLVNGRHPLLLLNQHHTVVPLNIQIDHIQRIIVVSGPNAGGKSVCMKTVGLLQIMVQSGLLIPAEPTSKVGVFKQIFADIGDDQSIESDLSTYSAHLSKMKYFTEFANGRTLVLIDEFGTGTDPLFGGPIAEAVLESLNKKQIRGVVTTHYSNLKVFANNTTGLENASMLFDNREMKPMYILQIGKPGSSYAFEIAQKIGLGKDILESAKSKIGVQQKKVDTLLIDLEREKKEVFDTKVAINKREKELELIKSEYLELQSYLEENKRVILKKAKEEAQQIIKSSNKLIENTVAQIKSAKADKEKTRELRSNLDQALQAVLPKEQKPAKQIVKEKTPESTILNIGDWVQIIDNGAEAQIVEIAKNNLILAMGELRTVQKRKNVIKLEGREGKKSAKSLSRSLSSGSVADFKPELDLRGMRTEDALHELERVLDRAVMIGYPSLKIIHGKGDGILRKFIRDYLRKYSHVSRFEDEHQDRGGDGITYAYL; from the coding sequence ATGGTATATCCAATAAATGCAATTGATAAACTCGGGTTTTCCGAGATAAAAGATAAAATAAAACAAAAATGCCTAAGCGAGCCTGGGCGTGAGCTAGTTGAAAAAATTCAACCTCAGACCCGGTTTGACCAAATCGACCGATTTCTAAGACAGACCAGCGAGTTTAAGGATCTTCTGATGAATGATGGCGCATTTCCTGTTGAAAATTTCTTTCCGCTTAGATCCATTATCGAGAAAGCTCGAGTAGAGGGCGCGTTCTTATTCGAGGATGAATTTTTTCGGGTATTACTATCCCTCAAGACTGTTTACGCTATTATCCGTTATTTTAATGAACGGGAAGGTCTCTATCCATATTTAGAGGTATTGTTTGAGCATTTACCGATCGAGAAGGGGATTATTCGCGATATCGAAATGGTCATTGACGAGCGTGGAAAGCTTAAAAATAATGCTTCCCGATTACTGTTGGAAATAACCCAACAAATTCAACGGGCGGAACAGGAGGCCCTAAAACGTATCAATAGTATCTTTAAGAGCGCACAGGACAGCGGATGGACAGCGGATGGGAATCTGACGATACGGGATGGAAGGCTCTGTATTCCTATTCTTTCGGAAAATAAAAGAAAGCTCAAAGGTTTGATTCATGATGAGTCCGCTACGGGGCAAACTGCTTATATAGAGCCTGAAGAAGTATTTCAGTTAAATAATAAAATTAGGGACCTGGAGTTTGAACGTAGGCGTGAGGTCATCCGTATTTTAGTCGAACTAACGGACAAGGTCCGGCCACATATTCCGCTCTTGCTTTCCTATCACAGCCTATTAACCAAAGTAGATTTTGTGCGAGCGAAAGCACTTTTTGCCTTGGATATTGAGGCAGAAATGCCTGAATTATCGAAGGAGGCTGAAATTAATTTGGTCAATGGTCGACATCCGCTTCTATTGCTGAATCAGCATCATACTGTTGTTCCTTTAAACATTCAAATTGATCATATTCAACGTATTATTGTTGTATCGGGTCCTAATGCCGGCGGAAAATCGGTATGTATGAAAACGGTTGGTCTTTTGCAAATCATGGTGCAATCGGGCTTATTAATACCAGCGGAACCGACAAGTAAAGTCGGTGTTTTTAAGCAGATATTTGCAGATATAGGCGATGATCAATCCATTGAAAGTGATTTGAGTACATACAGTGCTCATCTGTCCAAAATGAAATATTTTACGGAATTTGCAAATGGACGTACTTTGGTACTGATCGATGAGTTTGGAACCGGTACCGACCCTTTGTTTGGCGGACCTATTGCTGAGGCTGTATTGGAATCCCTTAACAAAAAACAAATCAGGGGAGTTGTGACCACCCACTATTCAAATCTCAAAGTTTTTGCCAACAATACGACAGGTCTGGAAAATGCTTCAATGTTATTTGATAATCGCGAGATGAAACCGATGTATATCCTACAAATTGGTAAGCCAGGAAGCTCTTATGCTTTCGAAATCGCGCAGAAAATAGGATTAGGTAAGGATATTTTGGAATCTGCTAAAAGTAAAATTGGTGTTCAACAGAAGAAGGTAGATACATTATTGATCGATCTTGAGCGAGAAAAGAAAGAGGTATTTGATACAAAGGTTGCTATTAATAAGCGCGAGAAGGAACTGGAGTTGATTAAATCGGAGTATTTGGAATTACAAAGTTATTTGGAAGAAAATAAGCGCGTAATTTTGAAAAAGGCGAAAGAGGAAGCGCAACAGATTATCAAAAGTTCGAATAAGTTAATCGAAAATACGGTAGCGCAGATCAAATCTGCAAAAGCGGATAAAGAGAAAACTCGTGAGTTGCGCAGCAATTTGGATCAGGCACTTCAAGCTGTTCTTCCCAAAGAGCAAAAACCGGCGAAGCAAATCGTCAAAGAAAAAACGCCTGAATCTACCATATTAAATATTGGGGATTGGGTACAGATTATAGATAATGGTGCTGAAGCGCAGATTGTCGAAATTGCAAAGAACAACCTTATTCTTGCCATGGGGGAACTTCGCACTGTTCAAAAGCGAAAGAATGTGATTAAACTCGAAGGGCGGGAAGGGAAGAAGTCTGCAAAAAGTCTATCAAGATCATTATCTTCTGGCAGTGTAGCTGATTTCAAGCCAGAACTTGATTTAAGAGGAATGCGCACAGAAGACGCACTGCATGAATTAGAACGTGTTTTGGATCGGGCCGTCATGATAGGTTATCCGTCCTTAAAAATTATTCATGGTAAAGGTGATGGTATTTTGCGCAAATTTATTCGCGATTACCTTCGTAAATATAGTCATGTAAGCCGTTTTGAGGACGAACATCAAGATCGTGGGGGCGATGGTATAACTTACGCTTATCTATAG
- a CDS encoding DUF4296 domain-containing protein, translating into MLRLILNLLAVIFLFGSCIGTGGKDIIPQSKFVDALTEIQLTDSYLNILPIDSARKVMLPLYQVTFDKYGLDSVSFRKNLDYYGKDAEVMSAIYKKVEDNLTKENKVYADIERKKQDSIRTRDSIQNMRIQDSTNRVMRAQQSYQERIAALIHYLPNKTKFNFREASSLFNTNFQTKTGINMNGYLMNQLSVGNSNLPIESPSPQKDTVSQLKTPGTSVKDTLVVQNHVEPQLPTNELEKRPILTPPRHIKPPTEL; encoded by the coding sequence ATGCTACGATTAATACTGAATCTACTTGCAGTGATTTTTTTATTTGGTTCTTGTATCGGAACTGGGGGGAAAGATATTATCCCTCAAAGTAAGTTTGTGGATGCATTGACCGAAATTCAACTGACAGACTCCTATCTTAATATTTTGCCCATTGACAGCGCACGTAAAGTAATGTTGCCTTTGTATCAAGTGACCTTTGATAAATATGGATTGGATTCGGTTTCTTTTCGAAAGAACTTAGACTATTATGGTAAGGATGCTGAAGTGATGTCTGCGATTTATAAAAAAGTGGAGGATAATTTAACGAAGGAAAATAAGGTTTACGCCGATATAGAACGGAAAAAGCAAGATTCAATTCGAACGCGCGATTCAATCCAGAATATGCGTATTCAAGATAGCACCAATCGCGTTATGCGTGCACAACAGTCTTATCAGGAACGAATTGCAGCACTTATACATTATTTGCCAAATAAGACGAAATTCAACTTTAGAGAAGCTTCTTCCTTGTTTAATACGAACTTTCAAACAAAGACTGGTATAAACATGAACGGCTATCTCATGAACCAATTGTCGGTCGGTAATTCAAATTTACCAATTGAATCGCCTTCTCCACAGAAAGATACGGTTTCCCAACTGAAAACACCTGGTACTTCAGTCAAGGATACTCTTGTGGTACAAAACCATGTGGAGCCACAATTACCAACAAATGAATTGGAAAAAAGACCAATTCTCACGCCGCCGCGTCACATCAAGCCGCCGACGGAACTTTAA
- a CDS encoding YggS family pyridoxal phosphate-dependent enzyme — protein MSIARNLEALRLETEAVGVQLVAVSKTKSNSDIMEAYEAGQRIFGENHVQELVEKAALLPKDIQWHMIGHLQTNKVKYIAPFISLIASVDSLKLLKEINKHAQKAQRTIDCLLQVYIAEEETKFGFDHAELIELLRDDEFLELKNIRICGLMGIASNTDNEKVIKAEFYELKMLFDGIKVSFYRKEEYFNILSMGMSSDYKLAIEEGSTMVRIGSTIFGKRVIKHFKNND, from the coding sequence ATGAGTATTGCTCGTAATTTAGAAGCGTTAAGATTGGAAACCGAGGCTGTTGGGGTACAACTTGTAGCAGTTTCAAAAACAAAATCCAATTCGGACATTATGGAAGCCTATGAGGCAGGACAGCGTATATTTGGTGAAAATCATGTTCAAGAATTAGTTGAAAAAGCAGCACTTTTACCTAAAGATATTCAGTGGCATATGATTGGTCACCTTCAAACTAATAAGGTTAAATATATTGCACCATTCATCAGCTTAATTGCGTCAGTTGATTCATTAAAATTATTAAAAGAGATTAACAAACATGCGCAGAAAGCGCAACGTACAATCGACTGTTTGTTACAAGTATATATTGCAGAAGAAGAAACAAAATTCGGTTTCGACCATGCTGAACTAATCGAACTTCTTCGCGACGACGAGTTTCTTGAATTAAAAAATATTCGGATCTGTGGCTTAATGGGCATCGCATCCAATACAGATAATGAAAAAGTCATTAAAGCCGAATTTTATGAGTTAAAAATGTTATTCGATGGAATTAAGGTAAGTTTCTACCGGAAGGAAGAGTATTTTAATATCCTATCCATGGGAATGTCTTCAGACTATAAGTTAGCGATTGAAGAAGGTTCGACAATGGTGCGGATTGGAAGCACAATATTTGGCAAAAGAGTAATCAAACACTTCAAAAACAATGATTAA
- a CDS encoding GNAT family N-acetyltransferase, whose protein sequence is MIKTTIREAIESDCTQMLELIKELAIFEKAPDEVTVSLEEFKDAGFGKNPVWGAFVAEVDGEIVGISLYYVRYSTWKGRRLYLEDLIVTERMRGLGIGKLLFDKTLAYGKQCGFHGMVWQVLDWNEPAIKFYEKYKANFDAEWINVSITY, encoded by the coding sequence ATGATTAAAACAACGATACGAGAGGCAATTGAAAGTGATTGCACCCAAATGCTCGAGCTAATTAAAGAATTGGCTATTTTTGAAAAAGCACCGGACGAGGTCACCGTGTCGCTTGAAGAATTTAAAGATGCAGGATTTGGAAAGAATCCCGTTTGGGGTGCATTTGTTGCCGAAGTGGATGGCGAAATTGTCGGAATTTCATTATATTATGTCCGATATTCAACCTGGAAAGGTAGAAGACTCTATTTGGAAGATTTGATTGTTACCGAAAGAATGCGAGGTTTAGGGATAGGCAAGCTGCTTTTTGATAAAACTTTAGCTTACGGCAAACAGTGTGGATTTCATGGCATGGTGTGGCAGGTCCTCGATTGGAATGAGCCAGCTATAAAGTTTTATGAAAAATATAAAGCAAACTTCGATGCCGAATGGATTAATGTGTCAATCACGTATTAA
- a CDS encoding DUF3298 and DUF4163 domain-containing protein — protein sequence MRFYFFLIVLFISCVLSACSDHKKAAIAKQPTDTLSYSQKIIDEHSNYFLKEDDRLDTTYFRAKYPIFQENKINTLISSIVHLEGDTSMADAAHRFINSYNEYVEDNNGKSTSTWSRDLQIDVIVNTPVFLGVRTKQEEYTGGAHGDHFTLYSNFDRQSNSAITINDIIQEENKNKFVQIAEQYFRKQEGLNADDSLNGKYFFEDGKFSLADNFTFEKNDILFYYNVYEIKSYAEGNTELRIPYTTFKHLISEKGLHYINSIN from the coding sequence ATGCGATTTTACTTTTTTTTAATAGTATTATTTATTAGCTGCGTTCTGTCCGCTTGCAGTGACCACAAAAAGGCCGCTATAGCGAAACAGCCCACAGACACACTTTCCTATAGTCAAAAAATCATCGATGAGCATAGTAATTATTTTCTAAAAGAAGATGATCGCTTGGACACAACTTATTTTCGCGCAAAATACCCGATTTTCCAAGAAAATAAAATCAATACCCTCATATCAAGTATTGTTCATCTTGAAGGCGACACAAGCATGGCAGATGCAGCACATCGCTTTATAAATTCATACAACGAATATGTGGAAGACAATAATGGCAAATCTACATCAACCTGGAGTCGGGATCTACAGATTGATGTGATCGTCAATACGCCTGTTTTCTTGGGTGTAAGAACCAAACAAGAGGAATATACTGGTGGAGCGCATGGGGACCATTTCACGCTGTACTCCAATTTTGATCGTCAATCTAACAGTGCAATTACAATCAATGATATCATTCAGGAAGAGAACAAAAATAAATTCGTTCAAATCGCCGAGCAATACTTCCGTAAGCAAGAAGGATTAAATGCTGATGATTCCCTAAATGGAAAGTACTTTTTTGAAGACGGTAAATTTTCTTTGGCCGATAACTTCACTTTTGAAAAAAACGACATCCTGTTTTACTACAACGTATACGAAATCAAATCTTATGCTGAAGGAAATACTGAATTACGTATTCCCTATACAACATTTAAACATCTGATTTCAGAAAAAGGATTACACTATATTAATAGTATCAACTAG
- a CDS encoding aspartate kinase — MQVFKFGGASVKDAESVRNSARIISKYKGDALLVVISAMGKTTNLLEKLTKEYFNNTGNQFQTLEEAKAFHFQILQELFPEAEHPIFDEISNCFVEIEWILEEEPQDSYDYLFDQIVSMGELISTKIVAAYVAFIGEKVKWLDARDYIFTDNTYREAVVDWNKTEEKIRAELPAILDEYIVITQGFLGSTSENFTTTLGREGSDYSAAIFASCLNAENVTIWKDVPGVLNADPKWFEKTELIPELSYTDAIELTYYGATVIHPKTIKPLQNKKIALNVRSFVDPDSPGTMIKSTNQTLPVPSFIFKVNQIFISISPRDFSFIVEDNLRDIFNLFHEHRIKINMMHNTAINFTVSVDDTGKNLVDLINELEQKFKVRYESGLELITIRYYNQETIDRVLVDKEVISELKDTYTCQLLVKKI; from the coding sequence ATGCAGGTTTTTAAATTTGGGGGTGCATCAGTAAAAGATGCTGAAAGTGTCAGAAATTCGGCGCGGATTATTTCTAAATACAAAGGCGACGCCTTGTTAGTCGTCATATCCGCCATGGGAAAGACAACAAACCTTCTAGAGAAATTGACCAAAGAATATTTTAACAACACGGGGAACCAATTTCAGACACTTGAAGAGGCGAAAGCATTTCACTTTCAAATCCTTCAAGAATTATTCCCTGAAGCTGAACATCCTATATTTGATGAGATTTCCAACTGCTTTGTGGAGATCGAGTGGATTTTAGAGGAAGAACCTCAAGATTCATATGATTATCTTTTCGATCAAATTGTTTCGATGGGTGAACTTATCTCCACCAAGATTGTTGCAGCCTACGTTGCATTCATTGGTGAAAAGGTAAAATGGCTAGATGCACGAGATTATATATTTACGGACAACACCTATCGCGAAGCTGTCGTAGACTGGAACAAAACGGAAGAAAAAATCCGTGCCGAACTGCCAGCCATCCTAGACGAGTATATTGTAATTACGCAGGGATTTTTAGGTTCTACCTCTGAAAATTTCACAACCACTTTAGGCCGTGAAGGTTCCGATTACTCTGCGGCAATTTTTGCTTCTTGTCTAAATGCCGAAAATGTAACTATATGGAAAGACGTTCCAGGTGTACTTAATGCGGATCCGAAGTGGTTTGAGAAAACCGAGTTGATTCCTGAGCTATCTTATACCGATGCTATAGAGCTTACCTATTATGGGGCTACGGTTATTCACCCGAAAACAATCAAGCCGCTTCAGAATAAAAAGATCGCATTAAATGTGCGATCCTTTGTGGACCCTGACTCACCTGGAACAATGATAAAGAGTACAAACCAAACTTTACCTGTGCCCTCCTTCATCTTTAAGGTGAACCAGATTTTTATTTCCATCTCCCCGAGGGATTTCTCATTTATCGTTGAAGACAATCTGAGAGACATCTTCAACCTATTTCATGAACATCGTATTAAAATTAATATGATGCATAATACGGCGATCAACTTTACGGTTTCCGTCGATGATACTGGAAAAAATCTAGTCGACTTAATTAACGAACTGGAGCAAAAATTCAAAGTCAGGTATGAATCTGGGCTAGAACTCATTACAATCCGTTATTATAATCAAGAAACCATTGATCGCGTTTTGGTTGATAAAGAAGTTATTAGCGAACTAAAGGATACCTATACTTGCCAACTTCTCGTTAAGAAAATATAA
- a CDS encoding THUMP-like domain-containing protein, translating into MNTLILQEEAQQFLERNKLESPTKIALKKSPFEGISSSELAAQLDGRQRASGKIPLWAETAGIYFPTKLNLEQCSSEKTGLFKSSLIENNSHLIDATSGFGVDSFYFSKRAKQVTSCELNPELAAITQHNAKILKAENLQIIAANGVEYILNDPKRRFDYIYLDPSRRVQNKKVFLLDECEPNLVALQDEFFKHTNKIISKLAPLLDISAAIHMLQHVKDVYVVSLQNDCKELIFVQEKGYEAEPCIHAVRLYQEQQQIISFTYENERAISNDYSRPLSYLYEPDVALSKAGAFKTIAEVFNVKKLHKNTHLYTSDQKIENFPGKTFIIKQVESFTDFKKNKRALNSDIIAKNFPLKTEEIKKKFKIKDASDSFTFFTTTVNDQFSVIHTQRILE; encoded by the coding sequence ATGAACACATTAATCCTTCAAGAGGAGGCTCAACAGTTTTTAGAACGAAACAAACTGGAGTCTCCGACTAAAATCGCTTTAAAAAAATCTCCTTTTGAAGGAATATCATCTTCCGAGCTCGCGGCACAACTCGATGGTAGACAACGGGCGAGCGGCAAAATTCCACTATGGGCCGAAACAGCAGGGATTTACTTCCCCACCAAACTCAATCTCGAACAATGTTCTTCCGAGAAAACCGGATTATTTAAAAGTTCACTCATCGAAAACAACAGCCATTTAATTGATGCTACCAGTGGCTTCGGTGTTGATAGCTTTTACTTCTCTAAACGGGCAAAGCAAGTAACATCCTGCGAACTCAATCCCGAACTCGCTGCAATCACCCAACATAATGCAAAGATATTGAAAGCAGAAAATCTTCAGATCATTGCGGCAAATGGAGTTGAATATATACTAAACGATCCAAAGAGAAGATTTGATTATATCTATTTGGATCCTTCAAGAAGAGTTCAAAACAAAAAAGTGTTTCTACTTGATGAATGTGAACCTAATTTGGTTGCCTTGCAAGATGAATTTTTCAAACATACCAACAAAATAATAAGTAAGCTAGCTCCACTATTGGATATTTCTGCAGCAATACACATGCTGCAACATGTTAAGGACGTTTATGTCGTCTCTTTGCAAAATGACTGCAAAGAACTTATCTTCGTGCAGGAGAAAGGATACGAAGCTGAACCTTGCATCCACGCGGTCAGGTTATATCAAGAACAACAGCAGATTATATCTTTCACTTACGAAAATGAACGTGCAATTTCAAATGACTACAGTAGGCCGCTATCCTATTTATACGAACCGGATGTAGCTCTCTCCAAAGCCGGAGCATTTAAGACTATTGCCGAAGTATTCAACGTAAAAAAACTCCATAAAAATACCCATCTCTACACCTCCGATCAAAAGATCGAAAATTTTCCCGGTAAAACATTCATCATCAAACAGGTGGAATCATTTACAGATTTTAAGAAAAATAAAAGAGCATTGAATTCCGATATCATCGCCAAAAATTTTCCCTTGAAGACCGAAGAGATCAAAAAGAAATTTAAAATCAAAGACGCTAGTGATTCGTTCACATTTTTCACGACAACCGTGAATGATCAATTTAGTGTCATACATACACAACGCATTTTAGAATAG
- a CDS encoding LLM class flavin-dependent oxidoreductase has translation MDKIALSALDLAPIKKGENTASALARTVKIAQHVEKLDFERIWVAEHHNMEYIASSATSLLIQHIASNTSSIRVGSGGIMLPNHAPLVIAEQFGTLETLFPGRIDLGLGRAPGTDQLTAMALRRNNLNTAFQFPQEVKDLQRYFSGDNYDAKVRAFPGEGLDIPLYILGSSTDSAYLAASLGLPYAFATHFAPAQFASASMIYHQNFVPSNTLEKPYFISCVNVIAADSTEEANFLATSFYNLFAGIVTNTRRPLSEPTQEVIYKGIPAIEQAVQSMASCAFIGDGPKILPEIEKFVNDHKVDEIMATSYIFDDEKCLHSLSLLKEILT, from the coding sequence ATGGATAAAATAGCGTTATCAGCATTGGACTTGGCTCCGATCAAAAAAGGAGAAAATACAGCAAGCGCGTTGGCTCGCACCGTAAAAATAGCCCAACATGTAGAAAAATTAGATTTTGAAAGGATATGGGTTGCCGAACATCATAATATGGAATATATTGCCAGTTCAGCAACCTCACTCCTCATACAACATATCGCATCAAACACCAGTTCTATACGCGTGGGTTCTGGTGGGATCATGTTACCAAATCACGCTCCTTTAGTCATTGCAGAGCAATTTGGAACATTAGAAACCTTGTTTCCCGGGCGTATTGACCTCGGTTTGGGACGTGCACCGGGCACTGATCAATTGACCGCAATGGCTTTGCGCAGAAACAACTTGAATACAGCCTTTCAGTTTCCACAAGAGGTAAAAGACTTACAGCGCTACTTCAGTGGAGACAACTACGACGCAAAAGTACGTGCGTTTCCAGGAGAAGGATTGGACATCCCACTCTATATCCTCGGGTCAAGTACCGATAGTGCCTATTTAGCTGCTAGCTTAGGTCTTCCATATGCTTTTGCAACGCATTTTGCTCCGGCACAGTTTGCCTCAGCAAGCATGATCTATCATCAAAATTTTGTTCCTTCTAATACCTTAGAAAAACCATATTTCATCTCTTGTGTCAATGTTATCGCTGCCGATAGTACGGAAGAAGCCAATTTCTTAGCAACAAGCTTCTATAATCTATTCGCTGGTATTGTGACAAATACCAGAAGACCACTTTCAGAACCTACTCAAGAGGTAATCTACAAAGGCATTCCCGCGATAGAGCAAGCTGTGCAAAGTATGGCTTCCTGTGCATTTATTGGCGATGGCCCTAAAATCCTTCCCGAAATAGAAAAATTCGTAAACGATCACAAAGTGGACGAGATCATGGCGACTTCCTATATCTTTGATGATGAAAAGTGTCTCCATTCATTATCATTGTTGAAAGAAATTCTTACTTAA
- a CDS encoding DUF1345 domain-containing protein — protein MGKINYYLHRMQSIHRAMISVCIFLLIYFISPIKTIPLLNLMLCWFGFCLAYVSISWYTFYTTPISTIARKAQQEDGSRLFVSLFIILVTIGCFISVLMIIISSKDKQLNDAYIIIICMLAMLASWILVHTIYTFHYARLYYEHHANGAGLEFPGDDNPDYLDFAYFSFVMGCTFQVSDVEISSKKIRKVALFHGLLSFALNTFVVALTINIISGLIN, from the coding sequence ATGGGAAAAATAAACTATTACCTACATCGAATGCAATCCATTCATAGGGCAATGATTTCGGTCTGTATTTTTTTATTGATCTACTTCATCTCTCCCATTAAAACCATCCCCTTGCTCAATTTAATGTTGTGCTGGTTTGGTTTTTGTCTTGCCTACGTTTCTATATCTTGGTATACATTCTACACCACACCTATTTCTACCATTGCGCGCAAAGCACAGCAAGAAGATGGTAGCCGTCTCTTTGTATCCCTTTTTATTATTTTAGTGACCATAGGCTGTTTTATTTCAGTATTAATGATTATCATATCAAGTAAGGATAAACAGCTGAATGATGCTTACATTATCATTATTTGTATGCTGGCTATGTTGGCTTCATGGATATTGGTTCACACCATATACACCTTTCATTATGCGCGATTATACTACGAACATCACGCAAATGGAGCTGGACTGGAGTTTCCAGGAGATGACAATCCAGATTATTTAGATTTTGCTTATTTTTCATTTGTGATGGGCTGTACCTTTCAAGTATCTGATGTGGAAATATCGTCAAAAAAAATAAGAAAAGTAGCATTATTTCATGGCCTCCTCTCCTTTGCTTTAAATACGTTTGTCGTTGCATTGACCATTAACATCATTTCTGGATTGATCAATTGA
- a CDS encoding c-type cytochrome yields MKKINKLGAIVSVFAIAIALSAFSFQQEKPKEEPKPTNLKVLPKNISHDELISTMKEFNVALGVKCGFCHAPSKEDPKKMDFASDDNHKKEIGRAMIKMTQKINKKYFNRSWDSSPAKAISCKTCHGGKEEPEMVLAKN; encoded by the coding sequence ATGAAAAAAATAAATAAATTAGGTGCAATTGTATCTGTGTTTGCTATTGCCATTGCTTTGAGTGCATTTAGCTTCCAACAGGAAAAACCTAAAGAAGAACCAAAACCGACTAATCTCAAAGTTCTTCCCAAAAATATCTCCCACGATGAATTAATTTCCACTATGAAGGAATTTAATGTCGCATTGGGTGTAAAATGTGGTTTCTGTCATGCACCGTCGAAGGAAGATCCCAAAAAAATGGATTTTGCGAGTGATGATAACCACAAAAAAGAGATTGGACGAGCGATGATTAAGATGACCCAAAAGATAAACAAAAAGTATTTTAATCGAAGCTGGGATAGCTCGCCTGCCAAAGCTATTTCCTGTAAAACCTGTCATGGCGGAAAAGAAGAACCAGAAATGGTCTTAGCAAAAAACTAA
- a CDS encoding transposase, whose protein sequence is MDNYPVSAQLVGLFFQMDGKQLQDQYKNHLSDFHDWGQKPHAERWTLFPGNISERLSIDETSFSNGELYTIVSSKSAKGRKGTILATIRGTKAEDIMTVLERIPLRSRNKVKEVTMDMAPNMAKAIRRCFRNARRVVDRFHVQKLAYDAVQELRIRYRWEVLDAESKKIMESRKRGIPYEPELLPNGDTLKQLLARSRHLLFKHPGRWSENQKHRAEQLFIRFPKLKLAYDLGIALGDIFNKCRDKKIAFTKLGLWHNQVENAGIASFESVARSIAAHHQYILHYFDNRSTNASAESFNAKLKAFRSVFRGVRDTTFFLYRVMKLYA, encoded by the coding sequence TTGGATAACTATCCTGTAAGTGCCCAATTGGTAGGATTATTCTTCCAGATGGACGGCAAGCAACTTCAGGATCAATACAAGAACCATCTCAGTGACTTCCATGATTGGGGCCAAAAGCCACATGCAGAGCGATGGACTCTTTTTCCCGGGAATATCTCCGAACGCTTGAGCATCGATGAGACCAGTTTTAGCAACGGTGAATTATATACCATTGTTAGCAGTAAATCGGCAAAAGGGCGTAAAGGGACGATTTTGGCAACTATCAGGGGCACAAAGGCTGAGGATATCATGACTGTTCTTGAGCGAATACCTTTACGTTCAAGGAATAAGGTAAAGGAGGTGACCATGGATATGGCACCGAACATGGCTAAGGCAATCCGTAGATGTTTCAGGAATGCCAGGCGTGTGGTCGATCGGTTCCATGTCCAAAAGTTAGCTTACGATGCAGTGCAGGAACTCCGTATCAGGTATCGTTGGGAAGTATTGGATGCGGAAAGCAAGAAGATAATGGAATCTCGAAAGCGAGGAATCCCATATGAACCCGAGTTGTTACCTAATGGAGACACGCTCAAACAGCTACTGGCTAGATCCAGACACCTCTTGTTCAAGCATCCAGGCCGATGGTCCGAAAACCAGAAACACCGAGCTGAACAGTTGTTCATACGGTTTCCCAAACTAAAGCTCGCTTATGACCTTGGAATTGCCCTGGGTGACATATTCAATAAATGCAGAGACAAAAAGATAGCATTTACCAAGCTGGGACTGTGGCATAATCAGGTTGAGAATGCGGGCATCGCCTCTTTTGAGAGCGTAGCAAGATCCATTGCGGCACATCATCAATATATCCTACACTACTTCGACAACAGAAGCACCAATGCTTCAGCAGAATCTTTCAATGCAAAGCTCAAAGCTTTCAGGAGTGTCTTTCGTGGCGTAAGAGACACCACATTCTTCTTATATAGAGTAATGAAACTGTATGCTTAA